The Fervidibacillus albus genome contains a region encoding:
- a CDS encoding NCS2 family permease — translation MKKYFQFEALGTNYRREFIGGLTTFLSMAYILAVNPAMLSLADIADFPNELRMDQGAVFTATALAAAIGTLLMGLLARYPIALAPGMGLNAFFAFTVVLVWGIPWQHALAGVFVSGLIFILLSLTGVREMIINAIPEELKYAVSAGIGLFITFVGAQNAGIIVDGATLVELGDLTNGNVLLAIFGIFITVILMTKGVHGSIFIGMVITAVAGMIAGLIDLPSGIVGSVPSMAPTFGAAFDALADSSFYSLNMLVVILTFLFVDFFDTAGTLVGVANQAGLLKDNKLPRAGKALFADAAATTVGAVLGTSTTTSYIESSAGVAAGAKTGFASIVTAGLFLLSLFFFPVLSVVTSAVTAPALIIVGALMVASLGKIDWTKFEIALPAFLTILFMPLTYSIATGIAIGFIFYPITMAVKGRSKEINPIMWGLFIIFLLYFIFLK, via the coding sequence ATGAAAAAATATTTCCAATTTGAAGCGTTAGGAACGAATTATCGGCGGGAATTTATCGGTGGATTAACAACGTTTTTATCCATGGCGTATATTTTAGCTGTCAATCCCGCAATGTTGTCTTTAGCAGATATTGCGGATTTTCCAAATGAATTACGCATGGATCAAGGTGCAGTATTTACAGCTACAGCATTAGCCGCCGCCATTGGAACATTACTTATGGGACTTTTGGCGAGGTATCCGATCGCCCTTGCACCGGGAATGGGTTTGAATGCCTTTTTCGCTTTTACGGTCGTTCTAGTTTGGGGGATTCCTTGGCAACACGCGTTAGCCGGAGTATTCGTATCTGGTCTCATCTTTATTTTATTATCTCTTACCGGTGTTCGGGAAATGATAATCAATGCGATTCCGGAAGAATTGAAGTATGCGGTAAGCGCAGGGATCGGTCTTTTCATTACGTTCGTCGGTGCTCAAAATGCGGGAATTATCGTCGATGGTGCTACGCTAGTTGAATTAGGTGATTTGACGAACGGTAATGTATTGTTAGCGATTTTTGGGATTTTTATTACGGTTATTTTAATGACGAAGGGTGTTCACGGAAGTATCTTTATCGGAATGGTCATCACAGCCGTTGCTGGTATGATTGCCGGATTAATTGATTTGCCGAGCGGAATCGTCGGATCGGTTCCGAGTATGGCACCGACATTTGGAGCAGCCTTTGACGCGTTAGCGGATTCGTCCTTTTATAGTCTTAACATGCTTGTTGTTATTTTAACCTTTTTATTCGTTGACTTTTTCGATACGGCTGGAACGCTCGTTGGGGTTGCCAATCAAGCTGGCTTATTGAAGGACAATAAACTACCTCGTGCAGGGAAAGCATTGTTTGCTGATGCAGCTGCAACGACAGTAGGCGCAGTTCTTGGAACGAGTACGACGACTTCCTACATCGAATCATCCGCAGGGGTTGCTGCCGGTGCGAAAACGGGATTTGCTTCAATCGTAACGGCCGGATTATTTTTACTATCGTTATTTTTCTTCCCGGTATTAAGTGTTGTTACATCTGCGGTTACTGCACCTGCATTAATTATCGTCGGTGCGTTAATGGTTGCTTCTTTAGGGAAAATTGACTGGACAAAATTTGAAATTGCCTTACCTGCTTTCTTAACGATTTTATTCATGCCGTTAACATATAGTATTGCTACAGGAATTGCTATCGGATTTATTTTCTATCCAATTACGATGGCTGTAAAGGGACGTTCAAAAGAAATCAATCCGATTATGTGGGGACTGTTTATCATCTTTCTCCTTTATTTCATATTCTTAAAATAG
- the guaA gene encoding glutamine-hydrolyzing GMP synthase: METSNSQERIIVLDFGSQYNQLITRRIREFGVYSELHPHTITAEQLKQMNVKGIIFSGGPNSVYDDNAFRCDEKIFELGVPILGICYGMQLMASYFSGKVEAASNREYGKAEINIQQKSKLFQNLPENQTVWMSHGDLVTAVPEGFTVDATSPSCPIAAMSDEKRKMYGVQFHPEVRHSVYGNDLLKQFVFDVCGCRGNWTMENFIEMEMEKIRQTVGDKKVLCALSGGVDSSVVAVLIHKAIGNQLTCIFVDHGLLRKGEADSVMATFREKFQMNVIKVDAKDRFLSKLKGVTDPEKKRKIIGNEFIYVFDDEANKLSGIEFLAQGTLYTDIIESGTQTAQTIKSHHNVGGLPEDMKFQLIEPLNTLFKDEVRALGTSLGIPDEIVWRQPFPGPGLGIRVLGEVTEDKLEIVRESDFILREEIKKAGLDRDIWQYFTVLPDIRSVGVMGDARTYDYTIAIRAVTSIDGMTSDWARIPWEVLETISTRIVNEVKQVNRVVYDITSKPPATIEWE; encoded by the coding sequence ATGGAGACGAGTAACAGTCAAGAACGGATCATCGTATTGGACTTCGGAAGCCAATATAACCAGCTGATTACGAGAAGAATAAGGGAATTTGGCGTATATAGCGAACTTCATCCCCATACGATTACCGCTGAACAATTGAAACAAATGAATGTAAAGGGCATTATTTTCTCTGGTGGACCAAACAGTGTCTACGATGACAATGCCTTTCGTTGTGACGAAAAAATCTTTGAATTAGGTGTACCGATTCTCGGAATTTGTTACGGTATGCAGCTTATGGCTTCTTATTTTTCTGGGAAAGTAGAAGCTGCATCGAATCGGGAATACGGAAAAGCGGAAATAAATATCCAACAAAAAAGTAAATTATTCCAAAACCTTCCCGAAAACCAAACGGTGTGGATGAGCCATGGGGATTTAGTGACGGCTGTCCCAGAAGGTTTTACCGTCGATGCGACAAGTCCATCTTGCCCGATTGCGGCGATGAGTGACGAAAAAAGAAAAATGTACGGTGTCCAGTTTCATCCAGAAGTGCGGCATTCGGTATACGGAAATGATTTGTTGAAACAATTCGTTTTCGATGTGTGTGGATGTCGTGGGAATTGGACGATGGAAAATTTTATTGAAATGGAAATGGAAAAAATTCGGCAAACGGTTGGCGATAAAAAAGTATTATGTGCTTTAAGTGGTGGTGTCGATTCATCCGTTGTAGCCGTTTTAATTCACAAAGCGATTGGAAATCAATTAACGTGTATTTTCGTTGATCACGGTTTACTTCGGAAAGGTGAAGCGGATAGCGTTATGGCAACGTTCCGTGAGAAATTCCAAATGAACGTCATTAAAGTGGATGCGAAAGATCGATTTTTGAGCAAGTTAAAGGGTGTAACCGATCCGGAGAAAAAACGGAAAATCATCGGAAACGAATTTATTTACGTTTTTGACGACGAAGCAAATAAATTATCCGGCATTGAATTTTTGGCTCAAGGTACCCTTTATACAGACATCATCGAAAGTGGTACGCAGACTGCACAAACGATTAAATCCCATCATAATGTGGGTGGACTTCCGGAAGATATGAAGTTCCAATTGATCGAACCGTTAAATACGTTGTTTAAAGATGAAGTACGGGCGTTAGGAACGTCATTAGGCATTCCAGATGAAATTGTTTGGCGCCAACCTTTTCCAGGACCAGGTTTAGGCATTCGTGTTCTCGGTGAAGTGACAGAGGATAAATTGGAGATTGTTCGGGAATCGGACTTTATTTTACGAGAAGAAATTAAAAAAGCTGGTTTGGATCGGGATATTTGGCAATATTTTACCGTCTTGCCGGATATTCGTAGCGTCGGTGTTATGGGAGATGCAAGGACGTATGATTATACGATTGCCATTCGCGCAGTGACATCGATCGACGGGATGACATCAGATTGGGCAAGAATCCCATGGGAAGTGTTAGAGACGATCTCAACTCGGATCGTAAATGAAGTGAAACAAGTGAATCGAGTTGTGTACGACATTACGAGTAAGCCACCGGCAACGATTGAGTGGGAGTAA
- a CDS encoding aryl-sulfate sulfotransferase, producing MKTKKNTFRFIGLALVVLILFSCVYIFTFHEERSESNSTVEDDSKEIKISAGIDTAILNNQQELEKNIFEDSAGSTFDQPYIQLDPFGNAPLTALIIFDTEEPSKVQFTVKGSTSDVDISDTTDQFTTHHELAVLGLYPDAENTVEIVAISESGNEKRKTVMIQTEPLPDYIPSVIIEKLDKEQMEIVDNGLTFAVTSTKYTIGFDINGDIRWYSSRYNSHVFKPLENGHLLYLSKDQNSGSAYNRLLEMDFIGKIYNAYYLSDNAEVNEKGNSEKTIVHHDAIELPSGNLLLTVNDGNGTYIEDTIIEIDRETGTIIKVIDLKNLLPSSFYEEYDSTERDDGLIDWFHNNSFIYDTRDNSLIISGRNQDTIFKIDYSTEEIKWILSDSEGWPEEYETYLVKGVGDNFKYTGGQHAPIIIPEEEADQNADTIDILVFDNNIAITRGDEELSETFSAGSQYRINEKTKTAELIWTYGKERGKDLFSLIIGSNRYMFQTGNRLINFGYTNDGTESHIIEVDNNQPANVVFEAIISDFPEGSWIYRAERMSLYPDAWEFALSTK from the coding sequence ATGAAAACGAAAAAAAATACGTTTCGATTCATTGGATTGGCACTGGTTGTATTAATTCTCTTTAGCTGTGTCTATATTTTTACGTTTCATGAAGAAAGAAGCGAATCGAATTCAACGGTAGAAGATGATAGTAAAGAAATAAAGATTTCTGCAGGAATCGATACGGCTATTTTAAACAATCAACAAGAATTAGAAAAAAACATATTCGAGGATAGTGCCGGAAGTACCTTTGACCAACCATATATTCAATTGGATCCCTTCGGTAATGCTCCACTAACGGCTCTAATCATTTTTGACACAGAAGAACCGTCAAAAGTTCAATTCACTGTCAAAGGCTCAACGAGTGATGTCGACATTTCTGATACGACCGACCAATTTACGACCCATCACGAGTTAGCTGTCCTCGGATTATATCCTGATGCAGAAAATACCGTTGAAATCGTGGCTATTTCAGAATCTGGAAATGAGAAAAGAAAAACTGTGATGATTCAGACGGAACCATTACCTGACTATATCCCCTCCGTTATAATTGAAAAATTGGATAAAGAGCAGATGGAAATCGTGGATAATGGGTTAACATTTGCAGTTACAAGTACAAAATATACGATTGGATTTGATATAAACGGTGACATCCGTTGGTACAGTTCAAGATATAACAGCCACGTATTTAAGCCACTTGAAAACGGCCATCTATTATACCTTAGTAAAGATCAAAACAGTGGTTCAGCCTACAATCGCTTATTAGAAATGGACTTTATTGGGAAAATATACAACGCTTACTATTTAAGCGATAATGCTGAAGTAAATGAAAAAGGAAACAGTGAAAAAACGATTGTTCACCATGACGCCATTGAATTGCCTTCAGGAAATTTATTACTAACCGTCAATGATGGAAATGGAACGTATATTGAAGACACAATTATAGAAATTGACCGTGAAACAGGAACAATTATAAAGGTGATTGATTTAAAAAATCTTTTACCATCTTCTTTTTACGAAGAATATGATAGTACGGAAAGAGACGACGGTTTAATCGATTGGTTCCATAACAATTCATTTATTTACGATACTCGTGATAACAGCCTAATTATCTCAGGAAGAAATCAAGATACCATTTTTAAAATTGACTATTCCACCGAAGAAATCAAATGGATTCTATCTGATTCTGAAGGTTGGCCAGAAGAGTATGAAACTTACTTGGTAAAAGGAGTAGGCGACAATTTTAAATATACCGGTGGGCAACATGCACCGATCATTATTCCAGAAGAAGAGGCTGATCAAAACGCTGACACGATCGATATTTTAGTATTTGATAATAATATTGCGATAACTCGAGGAGACGAAGAATTATCGGAAACGTTTAGCGCTGGTTCCCAATATCGGATAAATGAAAAAACGAAAACAGCGGAACTCATTTGGACATACGGTAAAGAACGTGGAAAAGATTTATTTTCCCTTATTATCGGAAGCAATCGGTATATGTTTCAAACAGGGAACCGATTAATTAATTTTGGATATACAAATGATGGTACGGAAAGCCACATTATTGAAGTAGATAATAATCAGCCGGCAAATGTCGTTTTTGAAGCGATTATATCGGATTTCCCTGAAGGTTCTTGGATTTATCGGGCAGAGAGAATGTCATTATATCCAGATGCATGGGAGTTTGCCTTGTCAACTAAATAA
- a CDS encoding response regulator transcription factor, with product MKILLAEDDPQLGELIVYMLKKKGGHSVDWVTAGSDAYDYAISSHYDVLILDWMMPEGEGTEICRRLRKDHYSGAIMILTAKDALQDRIKGLDAGADDYIVKPFEIDELLARLRALSRRNYAPILEETVFFKDFVLNRTSQVIRRETEEISLSTREFQLLDLLIQNKGQVLPREVILDRVWGYDTDVSLKTIDATIKLLRKKLDRLGKTSLIQTVRGVGYKIED from the coding sequence GTGAAGATCCTTTTAGCCGAGGATGATCCCCAATTGGGAGAATTGATTGTTTATATGTTAAAGAAAAAAGGTGGACATTCCGTAGATTGGGTAACCGCAGGTAGTGACGCTTATGATTACGCTATTTCTTCCCATTACGATGTGCTTATACTAGACTGGATGATGCCTGAAGGAGAAGGAACGGAAATTTGTCGTCGATTACGTAAAGATCATTATAGTGGTGCAATTATGATATTAACGGCAAAGGATGCCCTCCAAGACCGAATTAAAGGGTTGGATGCTGGGGCCGACGACTATATTGTTAAACCTTTTGAAATCGATGAACTTCTTGCCCGACTGCGCGCTTTATCCCGAAGAAATTATGCCCCCATTTTAGAAGAGACGGTCTTTTTTAAAGATTTCGTATTAAATCGAACAAGTCAAGTTATTCGGAGAGAAACGGAAGAAATTTCATTAAGTACACGGGAATTTCAACTATTGGATTTATTGATTCAAAACAAAGGACAAGTGTTACCTCGGGAAGTCATACTCGATCGAGTTTGGGGATACGATACCGATGTTTCCTTGAAAACGATTGATGCCACAATTAAATTGCTTCGAAAAAAACTCGACCGATTGGGAAAAACGAGCTTGATTCAAACGGTTAGGGGAGTGGGCTATAAAATTGAAGATTAG
- a CDS encoding sensor histidine kinase — protein MKIRLPSFMRKMRIQKNKGLLKATEIRLTLFNTGLIILFLFVFILVVSFFVYTVIMKNQTNDLHRLTNDEARIVENYIVENNNWNFTEFGDEELTLVGSEQFFYYILSTEGELLAGDELVPQLRSQLLESLDGWVPKPKEIREEQLELSRLDGQPNKQSNENLFSPSNFHQIHLIISGRPIFFQGELIAILFVGKDISPFNQLFHSLLMILAGLAVFFAGVALLISHIMSQKAMIPISNAFHRQQEFLADVSHELRTPLSVLQSSIEVMEMDVEEKEKSFFQKRLRNMKEEVKRMTNLVDDLLSIARSDSGEITLKKERFDFSLLAKNVVESVKPLSIAKHIQVEFSGPTSIFMNGDKEKLAQLLYILLDNAIKYSPIGGKIFLTLTAKKNELQISVQDYGIGIKPEDQSRIFDRFYRSDKSRSRKSGGVGLGLSIGKWIVEQHGGAIQLSSELGKGSTFNVTIPLSR, from the coding sequence TTGAAGATTAGGCTTCCATCGTTTATGAGAAAAATGCGAATTCAGAAAAACAAAGGGTTGTTAAAAGCAACCGAAATTCGTCTAACTTTATTTAACACCGGCCTGATCATTTTGTTTCTTTTCGTCTTTATCCTCGTCGTTTCCTTTTTCGTTTATACAGTCATTATGAAAAATCAAACAAATGATTTACACCGTTTAACGAACGATGAGGCACGAATTGTAGAAAACTATATTGTAGAAAATAATAATTGGAATTTCACTGAATTCGGAGATGAAGAGTTGACACTCGTTGGGTCGGAACAATTTTTTTACTACATTTTAAGTACGGAAGGAGAATTGTTAGCAGGAGATGAACTCGTCCCCCAATTGCGATCCCAATTATTAGAAAGTCTCGATGGATGGGTTCCAAAGCCGAAAGAAATACGAGAAGAACAATTGGAACTTTCTCGATTAGATGGGCAACCAAATAAGCAATCGAATGAAAACCTTTTTTCCCCTTCTAATTTCCATCAAATTCATCTTATTATATCTGGTCGACCAATTTTTTTTCAGGGCGAACTCATCGCAATACTATTTGTAGGGAAAGACATTTCGCCATTCAATCAGCTATTTCATTCACTATTAATGATTCTTGCTGGATTGGCAGTTTTCTTTGCAGGAGTAGCTCTATTAATTAGCCACATAATGTCGCAAAAAGCCATGATTCCTATTTCAAATGCTTTTCATCGACAACAGGAATTTTTGGCGGATGTATCCCATGAATTACGAACACCTTTAAGTGTCCTACAATCATCGATTGAAGTCATGGAAATGGATGTCGAAGAGAAGGAAAAGTCTTTTTTCCAGAAACGATTGCGAAATATGAAAGAAGAAGTGAAACGGATGACGAACCTCGTAGACGACCTACTATCAATTGCCCGTTCCGACTCTGGTGAAATAACATTGAAGAAGGAACGCTTTGATTTTTCTCTATTGGCGAAAAATGTCGTCGAGTCAGTGAAACCATTATCGATTGCTAAACATATTCAGGTTGAATTCAGTGGACCGACCTCCATTTTCATGAACGGAGACAAAGAAAAATTAGCACAGTTGTTATATATTCTACTTGATAATGCAATTAAATACTCACCGATTGGCGGAAAGATTTTTCTTACCCTCACCGCTAAAAAAAATGAATTACAAATTTCCGTTCAAGATTACGGCATTGGAATCAAACCGGAAGATCAAAGCAGAATTTTTGATCGCTTTTACCGTTCAGATAAATCAAGATCAAGAAAATCCGGTGGGGTCGGGTTAGGACTTTCCATCGGAAAATGGATTGTTGAACAGCATGGTGGCGCTATTCAGTTGTCTAGTGAACTCGGAAAAGGAAGTACTTTTAACGTTACCATTCCATTATCTAGATAA